One window of the Onthophagus taurus isolate NC unplaced genomic scaffold, IU_Otau_3.0 ScKx7SY_16, whole genome shotgun sequence genome contains the following:
- the LOC111415406 gene encoding DNA ligase 1 isoform X2, producing the protein MFALAKSRIYELRRQFLQQRLSNYAKRGKTSRIKPCARSEALTHRRRREISTQKAYIKPKNEVEANQMNHYTINIYVNAVSSDQINAGFPREVSAMIPMDFSVDKLTKNIPVIEGLLKDKDLEKDKEVIEEKMKDFWKNVLESGKDEEEKAKSDEVEVKELEAKIGLKNTFDFNKIKTYGDYLENGEALRVDKDLKLPPADELKFEKGLEDDPEDKNVLKAPVPFYERGSYDSKSVRPKKIISSAGQVRRKLSKEAEETNKQVESLLKLSTQTNLSQEAKESVFGRVLRYFKSIIYGEDEVKEKDDKKDKEIDPEKLAHEKFLERKRLQEEEAKRVEEEKRIFQSYLRTFQEKYRENEENEAKQSGFFKSLKERFLNKKNNVNNESKRSFSTNSFNPHINLINKQPPETDLNAPKFFYDQKIRQNPIKIKNKTFFNENYENFLKVPTPKIISNSKNLKLEREKQLKYEQLKKLQSKVDFAKKNLKLEVEEKQYIAKLLKQKRNLMMKTKNEYTFDPSEKFAINFEEKTEKEIKLKCEDLKKSKEIGENLEMREIRRLIEAKMNRKIGLIERKNNNKQTITFFKRNLSSNDCPTSKKLIKRKSIGPKEPLKYAQLKSRKENDCGEEISLKKPEIISTEIPGLYDTSGDKSYESYFGVGGYRNKEFYSYKKTSYYDLMDAMSLGRVEQPKNPIKPR; encoded by the exons ATGTTTGCGTTGGCGAAATCTCGAATTTACGAGTTGAGGCGGCAATTTCTCCAGCAGAGGTTGAGTAATTACGCGAAAAGGG GGAAAACGAGCCGAATTAAGCCTTGCGCGAGGAGCGAGGCGCTTACACACCGGAGGAGGAGGGAAATTTCGACCCAAAAGGCGTATATTAAACCGAAAAATGAGGTTGAGGCGAATCAAATGAATCATTACaccattaatatttatgttaacgcCGTTTCGAGCGATCAAATTAACGCGGGGTTTCCCCGGGAAGTCTCGGCGATGATCCCGATGGATTTTAGCGTCGATAAGTTGACTAAAAATATCCCAGTTATCGAGGGGTTGCTTAAAGATAAGGATTTGGAGAAGGATAAGGAGGTAATTGAGGAGAAAATGAaggatttttggaaaaatgtgcTTGAAAGTGGCAAAGATGAGGAGGAGAAGGCGAAAAGTGATGAGGTGGAGGTTAAAGAGTTGGAGGCGAAAATCGGGTTAAAAAATACctttgattttaataagattaaaaCTTACGGTGATTATTTGGAGAATGGGGAAGCTCTGCGAGTTGATAAAGACTTAAAGCTACCCCCTGCGGATGAATTAAAGTTTGAGAAAGGTTTGGAGGACGATCCTGAggataaaaacgttttaaaagcCCCCGTTCCGTTTTACGAGCGGGGTAGTTATGACTCGAAGAGCGTTAGGCCCAAAAAAATCATCTCCTCAGCGGGGCAAGTCAGGAGGAAGTTGTCTAAAGAGGCGGAGGAAACGAATAAGCAAGTTGAGTCGCTTTTAAAACTTTCAACGCAAACAAATTTGAGTCAAGAGGCGAAAGAAAGCGTTTTTGGGAGGGTTTTGAGGTATTTCAAGAGCATCATTTACGGCGAGGATGAAGTAAAGGAGAAAGatgataaaaaagataaagaaattgaCCCCGAAAAGTTGGCGCACGAAAAATTTTTGGAGCGAAAGCGGCTACAAGAAGAGGAAGCAAAGAGGGTTGAGGAGgaaaaaaggatttttcagAGCTATTTGAGAACTTTCCAGGAGAAATATCGCGAAAATGAGGAGAATGAAGCGAAACAAAGCGggttttttaaaagtttgaaGGAAAGATTccttaataaaaagaataatgttaataatgaatcaaaaaggAGCTTTTCTACGAACAGTTTTAATCcccatattaatttaattaataaacaacctCCAGAAACTGATTTGAACGCCCCAAAATTCTTTTACGACCAAAAAATTCGCCAAAATccgataaaaataaagaacaaaacgttttttaatgaaaattacgaaaattttttaaaagtcccCACTCCCAAGATCATATCTAActcgaaaaatttaaaattggagcgagaaaaacaattaaaatacgaacaattaaaaaaattacaatcaaaagTCGATTTTgccaaaaagaatttaaaattagaagtAGAAGAAAAACAGTACATCgcgaaacttttaaaacaaaagcgaaatttaatgatgaaaactaaaaatgaataCACTTTTGATCCGTCTGAAAAGTTTGcgattaattttgaagaaaaaaccgaaaaagaaattaaattgaaatgcgaggatttaaaaaaaagtaaagaaatCGGGGAGAATTTAGAGATGAGAGAGATTAGGAGATTAATTGAGGCGAAAATGAATCGGAAAATTGGATTAATCGAgcgaaaaaataataataaacaaactataacgttttttaaacgaaatttaTCGTCTAATGATTGCCCGACGagtaaaaaattgattaaaaggAAATCAATCGGGCCTAAAGAACCGTTAAAATACGCCCAATTAAAAAGTAGGAAAGAAAATGATTGTGGGGAAGAAATTTCGTTGAAAAAACCGGAAATTATTTCGACGGAAATTCCTGGGTTGTACGATACCTCGGGGGATAAATCATATGAAAGTTATTTTGGGGTTGGGGGGTATCGGAATAAGGAGTTTTATTCGTATAAAAAGACGagttattatgatttaatGGATGCAATGAGTTTAGGAAGGGTTGAGCAGCCAAAAAATCCTATTAAACCgagataa
- the LOC111415406 gene encoding DNA ligase 1 isoform X1 yields the protein MFALAKSRIYELRRQFLQQRLSNYAKRGDGKTSRIKPCARSEALTHRRRREISTQKAYIKPKNEVEANQMNHYTINIYVNAVSSDQINAGFPREVSAMIPMDFSVDKLTKNIPVIEGLLKDKDLEKDKEVIEEKMKDFWKNVLESGKDEEEKAKSDEVEVKELEAKIGLKNTFDFNKIKTYGDYLENGEALRVDKDLKLPPADELKFEKGLEDDPEDKNVLKAPVPFYERGSYDSKSVRPKKIISSAGQVRRKLSKEAEETNKQVESLLKLSTQTNLSQEAKESVFGRVLRYFKSIIYGEDEVKEKDDKKDKEIDPEKLAHEKFLERKRLQEEEAKRVEEEKRIFQSYLRTFQEKYRENEENEAKQSGFFKSLKERFLNKKNNVNNESKRSFSTNSFNPHINLINKQPPETDLNAPKFFYDQKIRQNPIKIKNKTFFNENYENFLKVPTPKIISNSKNLKLEREKQLKYEQLKKLQSKVDFAKKNLKLEVEEKQYIAKLLKQKRNLMMKTKNEYTFDPSEKFAINFEEKTEKEIKLKCEDLKKSKEIGENLEMREIRRLIEAKMNRKIGLIERKNNNKQTITFFKRNLSSNDCPTSKKLIKRKSIGPKEPLKYAQLKSRKENDCGEEISLKKPEIISTEIPGLYDTSGDKSYESYFGVGGYRNKEFYSYKKTSYYDLMDAMSLGRVEQPKNPIKPR from the exons ATGTTTGCGTTGGCGAAATCTCGAATTTACGAGTTGAGGCGGCAATTTCTCCAGCAGAGGTTGAGTAATTACGCGAAAAGGGGTGACG GGAAAACGAGCCGAATTAAGCCTTGCGCGAGGAGCGAGGCGCTTACACACCGGAGGAGGAGGGAAATTTCGACCCAAAAGGCGTATATTAAACCGAAAAATGAGGTTGAGGCGAATCAAATGAATCATTACaccattaatatttatgttaacgcCGTTTCGAGCGATCAAATTAACGCGGGGTTTCCCCGGGAAGTCTCGGCGATGATCCCGATGGATTTTAGCGTCGATAAGTTGACTAAAAATATCCCAGTTATCGAGGGGTTGCTTAAAGATAAGGATTTGGAGAAGGATAAGGAGGTAATTGAGGAGAAAATGAaggatttttggaaaaatgtgcTTGAAAGTGGCAAAGATGAGGAGGAGAAGGCGAAAAGTGATGAGGTGGAGGTTAAAGAGTTGGAGGCGAAAATCGGGTTAAAAAATACctttgattttaataagattaaaaCTTACGGTGATTATTTGGAGAATGGGGAAGCTCTGCGAGTTGATAAAGACTTAAAGCTACCCCCTGCGGATGAATTAAAGTTTGAGAAAGGTTTGGAGGACGATCCTGAggataaaaacgttttaaaagcCCCCGTTCCGTTTTACGAGCGGGGTAGTTATGACTCGAAGAGCGTTAGGCCCAAAAAAATCATCTCCTCAGCGGGGCAAGTCAGGAGGAAGTTGTCTAAAGAGGCGGAGGAAACGAATAAGCAAGTTGAGTCGCTTTTAAAACTTTCAACGCAAACAAATTTGAGTCAAGAGGCGAAAGAAAGCGTTTTTGGGAGGGTTTTGAGGTATTTCAAGAGCATCATTTACGGCGAGGATGAAGTAAAGGAGAAAGatgataaaaaagataaagaaattgaCCCCGAAAAGTTGGCGCACGAAAAATTTTTGGAGCGAAAGCGGCTACAAGAAGAGGAAGCAAAGAGGGTTGAGGAGgaaaaaaggatttttcagAGCTATTTGAGAACTTTCCAGGAGAAATATCGCGAAAATGAGGAGAATGAAGCGAAACAAAGCGggttttttaaaagtttgaaGGAAAGATTccttaataaaaagaataatgttaataatgaatcaaaaaggAGCTTTTCTACGAACAGTTTTAATCcccatattaatttaattaataaacaacctCCAGAAACTGATTTGAACGCCCCAAAATTCTTTTACGACCAAAAAATTCGCCAAAATccgataaaaataaagaacaaaacgttttttaatgaaaattacgaaaattttttaaaagtcccCACTCCCAAGATCATATCTAActcgaaaaatttaaaattggagcgagaaaaacaattaaaatacgaacaattaaaaaaattacaatcaaaagTCGATTTTgccaaaaagaatttaaaattagaagtAGAAGAAAAACAGTACATCgcgaaacttttaaaacaaaagcgaaatttaatgatgaaaactaaaaatgaataCACTTTTGATCCGTCTGAAAAGTTTGcgattaattttgaagaaaaaaccgaaaaagaaattaaattgaaatgcgaggatttaaaaaaaagtaaagaaatCGGGGAGAATTTAGAGATGAGAGAGATTAGGAGATTAATTGAGGCGAAAATGAATCGGAAAATTGGATTAATCGAgcgaaaaaataataataaacaaactataacgttttttaaacgaaatttaTCGTCTAATGATTGCCCGACGagtaaaaaattgattaaaaggAAATCAATCGGGCCTAAAGAACCGTTAAAATACGCCCAATTAAAAAGTAGGAAAGAAAATGATTGTGGGGAAGAAATTTCGTTGAAAAAACCGGAAATTATTTCGACGGAAATTCCTGGGTTGTACGATACCTCGGGGGATAAATCATATGAAAGTTATTTTGGGGTTGGGGGGTATCGGAATAAGGAGTTTTATTCGTATAAAAAGACGagttattatgatttaatGGATGCAATGAGTTTAGGAAGGGTTGAGCAGCCAAAAAATCCTATTAAACCgagataa